A single Methylobacterium sp. 17Sr1-1 DNA region contains:
- the otsB gene encoding trehalose-phosphatase translates to MTDTAYALFLDFDGTLVEIAPRPDGVVVPPALPPGLARLRTRLGGALALVTGRPIATIDGFLDPERFDTAGLHGVEQRRDGRILGGDPAAHPALRAGVATLQQATADLDGVLIEDKGCSVAVHWRLANAADAARAQSAAASVAGILGEAYRLQQGKAVAEILPASATKGHAIRAFLREAPYAGRRAIFIGDDLTDEKAFVPVNEDGGISIRVGPGETVARHRLADPAAVRALLMGWAEGGTIEPEALPPA, encoded by the coding sequence TTGACCGACACAGCCTACGCCCTCTTCCTCGACTTCGACGGCACCCTCGTCGAGATCGCGCCGCGCCCCGACGGCGTCGTGGTTCCCCCCGCCCTGCCGCCGGGGCTGGCGCGGCTGCGCACCCGCCTCGGCGGGGCGCTGGCCCTGGTGACCGGGCGGCCGATCGCCACCATCGACGGGTTCCTCGACCCGGAACGGTTCGACACCGCGGGCCTGCACGGCGTCGAGCAGCGCCGCGACGGCCGGATCCTCGGCGGCGATCCGGCGGCGCATCCCGCCCTGCGTGCGGGCGTCGCCACGCTGCAGCAGGCGACGGCGGACCTCGACGGCGTGCTGATCGAGGACAAGGGCTGCTCGGTCGCGGTGCATTGGCGCCTCGCCAACGCCGCCGACGCCGCCCGGGCGCAATCCGCGGCCGCGTCGGTCGCCGGCATCCTCGGCGAGGCCTACCGGCTGCAGCAGGGCAAGGCGGTGGCCGAGATCCTGCCCGCCAGCGCCACCAAGGGCCACGCCATCCGGGCCTTCCTGCGCGAGGCGCCCTATGCCGGCCGCCGGGCGATCTTCATCGGCGACGACCTCACCGACGAGAAGGCCTTCGTGCCGGTGAACGAGGATGGCGGGATTTCGATCCGGGTCGGGCCCGGCGAGACGGTCGCCCGCCACCGCCTCGCCGACCCGGCGGCGGTGCGGGCGCTGCTCATGGGCTGGGCCGAGGGCGGCACGATCGAGCCCGAGGCGCTGCCGCCGGCCTGA
- a CDS encoding metallophosphoesterase family protein has translation MLTYAIGDVHGRADLLARLLARIEEHRAGRPRRLVFLGDAIDRGPDSAGAVATLRDLQAREPDAVTCLMGNHEAMLLDAAAGTNRDLWRINGGGAALASYGAAHPGELPAEVVAWIAALPTLHGDSLRWYVHGGLDPARDAEASDRETRLWMREPFLSAGHDFGRHVVHGHTPTRDGRPELLPHRTNLDTGAVFGGPLTAGVFTDEQGPPVAVLAVR, from the coding sequence ATGCTCACCTACGCGATCGGCGACGTCCACGGCCGCGCCGACCTCCTCGCCCGCCTGCTCGCCCGGATCGAGGAGCACCGCGCCGGGCGCCCGCGCCGCCTGGTCTTCCTCGGCGACGCGATCGACCGCGGGCCCGACAGTGCCGGGGCGGTGGCCACCTTGCGCGACCTCCAGGCCCGCGAGCCGGACGCCGTGACCTGCCTAATGGGCAACCACGAGGCGATGCTGCTCGACGCGGCCGCCGGCACGAACCGCGACCTGTGGCGGATCAACGGCGGCGGTGCGGCGCTCGCCTCCTACGGCGCGGCGCATCCGGGCGAGCTGCCGGCGGAGGTCGTGGCCTGGATCGCCGCCCTGCCGACCCTGCACGGCGACTCGTTGCGCTGGTACGTCCATGGCGGCCTCGACCCGGCGCGCGATGCCGAGGCGAGCGACCGCGAGACCCGGCTGTGGATGCGCGAGCCGTTCCTGTCCGCGGGCCACGATTTCGGCCGCCACGTCGTGCACGGCCACACCCCGACCCGGGACGGCCGGCCGGAGCTGCTTCCCCACCGCACCAACCTCGACACGGGCGCGGTGTTCGGCGGGCCGCTGACGGCCGGGGTGTTCACCGACGAGCAGGGACCGCCGGTGGCGGTGCTGGCGGTGCGGTAG
- a CDS encoding glycoside hydrolase family 15 protein: protein MALLIEDYALVGDGRSAALIGRDGSVDWLCWPRFDASACFAALLGTREDHGHWRIAPAEQATTTRCYRENTLVLETTHETAEGAVRVIDYMPVEDGTHLVRLVEGVRGRVAMRMDLVVRFDYGSAIPWVSRSENDDLRAIAGPNKLVLRTRAPLKGVGQSTVSDFTVEAGKSVSFVLSYGLSHEEDPAPIEPRKMLASTTAWWRSWCQRCHGGTPWDAVLTRSLLTLKALIYRPTGGIVAAPTTSLPEEIGGVRNWDYRFCWLRDSTFTLLALMDAGYIDEARAWRDWLTRAVAGSPEQAHILYGIAGERLLPEIELDWLPGYEGSRPVRIGNAASQQFQLDVYGELFDALFQAHQRGMLADESGVRVGRALLDHLERVWSEPDEGIWEVRGGRKHFVHSKVMAWVAFDRAIRFYDAQISQVHPADEPTAGDAKAVERWRGVRDRIHREVCEKGFDKELNSFVQYYGSKDLDASLLLIAHMGFLPQDDPRVVGTVEAIGRDLMHEGFILRYDTSGKSTDGSSTDGLPAGEGAFLPCSFWYADNLIGLGRRDEARALIERLLALCNDVGLLAEEYDPVRKRQVGNFPQAFSHVALVNTLLNFSRTIGPAKERGGDPDPSGHPGEAPAMHPQAAQSAAS, encoded by the coding sequence ATGGCGCTGCTCATCGAGGATTACGCACTCGTCGGCGACGGGCGCAGCGCCGCGCTGATCGGGCGCGACGGCAGCGTGGACTGGCTGTGCTGGCCGCGCTTCGATGCCTCGGCGTGCTTCGCGGCCCTGCTCGGCACCCGCGAGGATCACGGCCACTGGCGCATCGCGCCCGCCGAGCAGGCGACGACCACCCGGTGCTACCGCGAGAACACCCTGGTGCTCGAGACCACCCACGAGACCGCCGAGGGCGCGGTGCGGGTGATCGACTACATGCCGGTCGAGGACGGCACCCACCTGGTGCGCCTCGTCGAGGGCGTGCGCGGCCGGGTGGCGATGCGCATGGACCTGGTGGTGCGCTTCGATTACGGCTCCGCGATTCCCTGGGTCTCGCGCAGCGAGAACGACGATCTGCGGGCCATCGCCGGCCCCAACAAGCTCGTCCTGCGCACCCGTGCGCCTCTGAAAGGCGTCGGCCAGTCGACGGTGTCGGATTTCACCGTCGAGGCGGGCAAGAGCGTGTCCTTCGTGCTGAGCTACGGCCTCTCGCACGAGGAGGACCCGGCCCCGATCGAGCCGCGCAAGATGCTGGCCTCCACCACCGCCTGGTGGCGTTCCTGGTGCCAGCGCTGCCACGGCGGCACGCCCTGGGACGCGGTGCTGACCCGCTCGCTCCTGACCCTGAAGGCGCTGATCTACCGGCCGACCGGCGGCATCGTGGCGGCGCCCACCACCTCGCTGCCGGAGGAGATCGGCGGCGTGCGCAACTGGGACTACCGGTTCTGCTGGCTGCGCGACTCGACCTTCACGCTGCTCGCTCTGATGGATGCGGGCTACATCGACGAGGCCCGGGCCTGGCGCGACTGGCTGACCCGCGCGGTGGCCGGCAGCCCGGAGCAGGCCCACATCCTCTACGGCATCGCCGGCGAGCGGCTTCTCCCCGAGATCGAGCTCGACTGGCTGCCCGGCTACGAGGGCTCGCGCCCGGTGCGGATCGGCAACGCAGCGTCGCAGCAATTCCAGCTCGACGTCTACGGCGAATTGTTCGACGCCCTGTTCCAGGCCCACCAGCGCGGGATGCTCGCCGACGAATCGGGCGTCAGGGTCGGGCGCGCCCTGCTCGACCACCTGGAGCGGGTCTGGAGCGAGCCCGACGAGGGCATCTGGGAGGTGCGCGGCGGACGCAAGCACTTCGTCCACTCGAAGGTGATGGCCTGGGTCGCCTTCGACCGGGCGATCCGCTTCTACGACGCGCAAATTTCCCAGGTTCATCCGGCCGACGAGCCGACCGCCGGCGACGCCAAGGCGGTCGAGCGCTGGCGCGGGGTGCGCGACCGGATCCACCGCGAGGTCTGCGAGAAGGGCTTCGACAAGGAGCTCAACAGCTTCGTGCAGTACTACGGCTCGAAGGACCTCGATGCGAGCCTGCTGCTGATCGCCCATATGGGCTTCCTGCCCCAGGACGACCCGCGGGTCGTCGGCACCGTCGAGGCGATCGGCCGCGACCTGATGCACGAAGGCTTCATCCTGCGCTACGACACGAGCGGCAAGAGTACCGACGGCAGCTCGACCGACGGCCTGCCCGCCGGCGAGGGCGCCTTCCTGCCGTGCAGCTTCTGGTACGCCGACAACCTGATCGGCCTCGGCCGGCGCGACGAGGCGCGGGCCCTGATCGAGCGGCTGCTCGCCCTGTGCAACGATGTCGGGCTGCTGGCCGAGGAGTACGACCCGGTGCGCAAGCGCCAGGTCGGCAATTTTCCGCAGGCGTTCAGCCATGTCGCGCTCGTCAACACGCTTCTGAACTTCAGTCGGACGATCGGACCCGCTAAGGAGCGCGGCGGAGACCCCGACCCGTCGGGCCATCCGGGCGAGGCGCCCGCGATGCACCCGCAGGCGGCCCAGAGCGCGGCGTCGTGA
- a CDS encoding ABC transporter ATP-binding protein produces MPAASAASPLLEVEDLHAYYGKSHILQGVSFRVGAGEIVSILGRNGVGRSTTLKAIMGDVPPRGQIRFKGQPIAGLKPYAVARRGLGYVPEERAIFPKLTVRQNLALGEKSGKRGGRWSYADIFRLFPRLEERIDTPGGVLSGGEQQMLTICRTLMGDPDLIMIDEPTEGLSPQMVARVAEMIGEIAARGVSVLLVEQKLTIALKLSQRLYVMGHGHVVFEGTPAALSANEAVRREWLEV; encoded by the coding sequence ATGCCGGCGGCCTCGGCCGCGTCCCCCCTCCTCGAGGTCGAGGACCTCCACGCCTATTACGGCAAGAGCCACATCCTCCAGGGGGTGAGCTTCCGGGTCGGGGCCGGGGAGATCGTGTCGATCCTCGGCCGCAACGGGGTGGGCCGTTCCACCACCCTCAAGGCGATCATGGGCGACGTGCCGCCCCGCGGCCAGATCCGCTTCAAGGGCCAGCCGATCGCCGGCCTGAAACCCTACGCGGTGGCCCGCCGGGGCCTCGGATACGTGCCGGAGGAGCGGGCGATCTTCCCCAAGCTCACGGTGCGCCAGAACCTGGCGCTGGGCGAGAAGAGCGGGAAGCGCGGCGGGCGCTGGTCCTACGCCGACATCTTCCGGCTGTTTCCGCGCCTGGAGGAGCGGATCGACACGCCCGGCGGCGTGCTCTCGGGCGGCGAGCAGCAGATGCTCACGATCTGCCGCACCCTGATGGGCGACCCGGATCTCATCATGATCGACGAGCCGACGGAGGGGCTCTCGCCCCAGATGGTCGCCCGCGTCGCCGAGATGATCGGGGAGATCGCCGCCCGCGGCGTGTCGGTGCTGCTGGTCGAGCAGAAGCTGACCATCGCCCTCAAGCTGTCGCAGCGCCTCTACGTGATGGGCCACGGCCACGTGGTGTTCGAGGGCACGCCGGCGGCGCTCTCCGCCAACGAGGCGGTGCGGCGGGAGTGGCTGGAGGTGTAA
- a CDS encoding ANTAR domain-containing protein, translated as MPDRATPSAPSSGDNSLVIAVVDPSRARAAILEEGLRAVEGARVVVIPDTADLLDRLSALSPDVVVIHLESPSRDLLEQMFGVSRLVERPVAMFVDRSDAPMMQAAVDAGISAYIVDGLRAERIKPIIEIAILRFNAFARLQRELSEAKSELADRKLIERAKGILMSAKGLTEDEAYKQLRRKAMNEKRKIVDIARAIVTAADLLG; from the coding sequence ATGCCCGACCGCGCAACCCCCTCGGCCCCGTCCTCCGGGGACAACAGCCTCGTCATCGCCGTCGTCGACCCGAGCCGCGCCCGGGCCGCGATCCTGGAGGAGGGCCTGCGCGCCGTCGAGGGCGCGCGGGTGGTGGTGATCCCCGACACCGCCGACCTCCTCGACCGGCTCTCCGCCCTTTCGCCCGACGTGGTGGTGATCCACCTCGAGAGCCCGAGCCGCGACCTCCTGGAGCAGATGTTCGGGGTCTCGCGCCTCGTCGAACGCCCGGTGGCGATGTTCGTCGACCGCTCGGACGCGCCGATGATGCAGGCGGCGGTGGATGCCGGCATCTCCGCCTACATCGTCGACGGCTTGCGCGCCGAGCGGATCAAACCGATCATCGAGATCGCGATCCTGCGCTTCAACGCCTTCGCGCGGCTCCAGCGCGAGCTCTCGGAGGCCAAGAGCGAGCTCGCCGACCGCAAGCTGATCGAGCGCGCCAAGGGCATCCTGATGAGCGCCAAGGGCCTGACCGAGGACGAGGCCTACAAGCAGCTGCGCCGCAAGGCCATGAACGAGAAGCGCAAGATCGTCGACATCGCCCGCGCCATCGTCACCGCCGCGGACCTGCTCGGATGA
- a CDS encoding EAL domain-containing protein encodes MQAIVDLFRIETANTDLMRAQMRALRNQVPLLYVILAINSTAIAVTYLGVAPNWLTVYPLGGLLALCSLRFGVWLRGRRQPLDETRLAAKLRLTVGLAGALAVGFMAWSCALFGYGDAYAQAHMLFYVGTTTIACVLCLVHLRAAALLVTAIVTILFCLHVSRLDNQIMRAIGLNLVIVSAALAFVIVAYYRDFTRLIGQQVELERLSRENLRLANLDTLTELPNRRSFFASLDQAAAEAGAGGQPFVVGLVDLDGFKPVNDAQGHGAGDAVLQEAARRLHAVVGGAGVVARLGGDEFGLVLRGATALAATGEAICGALAMPFRLPHGGTAQIGASIGFAAYPEAGHKAAQLVERADFALYHAKTHSRGAAILFTEEHERLLRTQSVIEQALRHADLARELNLVFQPIVDARRGRTVAFEALARWTHPELGPISPAVFIPIAERAGLITRITAVLFGQALAAARAWPERVALSFNLSMADIASPQAAAALVAAIRASGLPPERVILEVTETALIQDVAQAQTVLETLKASGIAIALDDFGTGYSSLSYVHRLPLDKLKIDRSFVSEVTTDPASRDIITSIAALARNLTLDCVVEGIETDEQARLLKELGFVLMQGYHFGRPMAFPDTLRYLDSEAVRAIRPVQAVA; translated from the coding sequence ATGCAGGCCATCGTCGATCTGTTCCGGATCGAGACCGCCAACACGGACCTGATGCGGGCGCAGATGCGGGCCCTGCGCAACCAGGTGCCCTTGCTCTACGTCATCCTGGCGATCAACTCGACGGCGATCGCCGTCACCTATCTCGGCGTCGCGCCGAACTGGCTCACGGTCTACCCGCTCGGCGGCCTGCTGGCGCTGTGTTCCTTGCGCTTCGGGGTATGGCTGCGCGGACGCCGGCAGCCGCTGGACGAGACCCGGCTCGCCGCGAAGCTGCGGCTCACGGTCGGGCTCGCCGGCGCGCTGGCGGTCGGCTTCATGGCCTGGAGCTGCGCGCTCTTCGGCTACGGCGACGCCTACGCGCAGGCCCACATGCTGTTCTACGTCGGCACCACAACGATCGCCTGCGTGCTCTGCCTCGTGCACCTGCGCGCCGCGGCGCTCCTGGTGACGGCGATCGTCACGATCCTGTTCTGCCTGCATGTCAGCCGCCTCGACAACCAGATCATGCGGGCGATCGGCCTCAACCTGGTGATCGTCAGCGCCGCCCTGGCCTTCGTGATCGTCGCCTATTACCGCGATTTCACCCGCCTGATCGGGCAGCAGGTCGAGCTCGAGCGCCTGAGCCGGGAGAACCTGCGGCTCGCCAATCTCGACACGCTGACCGAGCTGCCGAACCGCCGCAGCTTCTTCGCCTCCCTGGACCAGGCCGCGGCCGAGGCGGGGGCCGGGGGGCAGCCGTTCGTCGTCGGCCTGGTCGACCTCGACGGGTTCAAGCCGGTGAACGACGCCCAGGGCCACGGCGCGGGCGACGCCGTGCTGCAGGAGGCCGCCCGGCGCCTGCACGCCGTGGTGGGCGGGGCCGGCGTGGTGGCGCGCCTCGGCGGCGACGAGTTCGGCCTCGTCCTGCGCGGCGCGACCGCGCTGGCGGCCACGGGCGAGGCGATCTGCGGCGCCCTGGCGATGCCGTTCCGGCTGCCGCATGGCGGCACCGCCCAGATCGGCGCCTCGATCGGCTTCGCCGCCTATCCGGAGGCGGGCCACAAGGCCGCCCAACTGGTCGAGCGGGCGGATTTCGCGCTCTATCACGCCAAGACGCACAGCCGCGGCGCCGCGATCCTCTTCACCGAAGAGCACGAGCGGCTGCTGCGCACCCAGAGCGTGATCGAGCAGGCCCTGCGCCACGCCGACCTGGCGCGGGAGCTGAACCTGGTCTTCCAGCCGATCGTCGATGCGCGGCGCGGCCGCACGGTGGCGTTCGAGGCGCTGGCGCGCTGGACCCATCCGGAACTCGGGCCGATCTCGCCGGCGGTGTTCATCCCGATCGCCGAGCGCGCGGGCCTCATCACCCGCATCACCGCGGTGCTGTTCGGCCAGGCGCTCGCCGCCGCCCGGGCCTGGCCCGAGCGGGTCGCCCTGTCCTTCAACCTGTCGATGGCCGACATCGCCTCGCCGCAAGCGGCCGCCGCCCTCGTCGCGGCCATCCGGGCGAGCGGCCTTCCGCCCGAGCGGGTGATCCTGGAAGTGACGGAGACCGCGCTGATCCAGGACGTGGCGCAGGCCCAGACCGTGCTCGAGACCCTGAAGGCCAGCGGCATCGCCATCGCGCTCGACGATTTCGGCACCGGCTACTCGTCCCTGAGCTACGTCCACCGCCTGCCCCTCGACAAGCTCAAGATCGACCGCAGCTTCGTCAGCGAGGTCACCACCGATCCGGCCAGCCGCGACATCATCACGTCGATCGCCGCGCTCGCCCGCAACCTGACGCTCGACTGCGTGGTGGAGGGGATCGAGACCGACGAGCAGGCCCGCCTGCTCAAGGAGCTCGGCTTCGTGCTGATGCAGGGCTACCATTTCGGCCGGCCGATGGCCTTCCCCGACACCCTGCGCTACCTCGATTCCGAGGCGGTGCGGGCCATCCGGCCGGTCCAGGCGGTCGCCTGA
- the tkt gene encoding transketolase, which yields MSAADTKPKAGTSEIDQRSIDTIRTLTIDAVQKANSGHAGAPLGLAPVAFTLWNHYLRYDPAHPHWPNRDRFVLSVGHASMLLYSLLHLAEVAEKDGGNAPAVSLEDIKKFRQLDSRTPGHPEYHFTTGVEVTTGPLGQGVANSVGMAMGGRFLGERLAYGDQPLFDYNVYALCSDGDLMEGVASEAASIAGHLRLSNLCWIYDNNTITIEGHTDLAFSEEVAARFLAYGWQVLRVADANDTVAVSHALETFLQSGDRPTLIIVNSVIGYGAPTKQGTPKAHSDALGPDEVKGAKRAYGWPEDAQFLVPDGVYDNFRKGIGARGKALREEWLALVEEVKAGDAALAKDLAAYLDGELPEGWDADIPVFPADAKGLATRESSGKVLNALANRVPWLLGGSADLAPSNKTKLESPEAGTLGPFTPGGRNIHFGVREHAMGSIVNGLGLVGLRAYGATFLVFSDYMRPPIRLAALMELPVFHVFTHDSIGVGEDGPTHQPVEHLLALRAIPGLVTFRPADANEVAEAYRVIMTLKHQPAVLALSRQPLPTVDRDKYAPASGTAKGAYVLAGAEEAKPDVILIGTGSEVQLCLGAYETLKAEGVKARVVSMPSWDLFEQQDEAYRNSVLPPEVTARVAVEQGSVIGWDRYAGSTGTILGMHTFGSSAPIKDLQSKFGFTPEKVLEAARAQLAKKS from the coding sequence ATGAGCGCAGCCGACACCAAGCCGAAGGCCGGCACCAGCGAGATCGACCAGCGCAGCATCGACACGATCCGCACGCTGACGATCGACGCGGTGCAGAAGGCGAATTCGGGCCATGCCGGCGCGCCCCTCGGGCTCGCCCCGGTCGCCTTCACCCTGTGGAACCACTACCTGCGCTACGACCCGGCGCATCCGCACTGGCCGAACCGCGACCGCTTCGTGCTCTCGGTCGGCCACGCCTCGATGCTGCTCTACAGCCTGCTCCACCTCGCCGAGGTGGCGGAGAAGGACGGGGGCAACGCCCCGGCGGTGAGCCTCGAAGACATCAAGAAGTTCCGCCAGCTCGACAGCCGCACCCCGGGCCACCCGGAATACCACTTCACCACCGGCGTCGAGGTGACGACCGGACCGCTCGGCCAGGGCGTGGCCAACTCCGTCGGCATGGCGATGGGCGGCCGCTTCCTCGGCGAGCGCCTGGCCTACGGCGACCAGCCGCTCTTCGACTACAACGTCTACGCCCTGTGCAGCGACGGCGACCTGATGGAGGGCGTGGCGTCGGAGGCCGCCTCGATCGCCGGGCACCTGCGCCTGTCGAACCTGTGCTGGATCTACGACAACAACACCATCACCATCGAGGGCCACACCGACCTCGCCTTCAGCGAGGAGGTCGCCGCCCGCTTCCTGGCCTATGGCTGGCAGGTGCTGCGCGTCGCCGACGCCAACGACACGGTGGCGGTGTCCCACGCCCTCGAGACCTTCCTGCAATCGGGCGACCGCCCGACGCTGATCATCGTCAACTCGGTGATCGGCTACGGCGCGCCGACGAAGCAGGGCACCCCGAAGGCCCACTCGGACGCGCTCGGCCCCGACGAGGTCAAGGGCGCCAAGCGCGCCTATGGCTGGCCGGAGGACGCCCAGTTCCTGGTGCCGGACGGCGTCTACGACAATTTCCGCAAGGGTATCGGTGCCCGCGGCAAGGCTTTGCGCGAGGAGTGGCTGGCTTTGGTCGAGGAGGTGAAGGCCGGGGACGCGGCCCTCGCCAAGGACCTCGCGGCCTATCTCGACGGTGAGCTACCGGAGGGATGGGACGCCGACATCCCGGTCTTCCCGGCCGACGCCAAGGGCCTCGCGACCCGCGAATCGTCGGGCAAGGTGCTGAACGCGCTCGCCAACCGGGTGCCGTGGCTGCTCGGCGGCTCGGCCGACCTCGCGCCCTCGAACAAGACCAAGCTCGAGAGCCCGGAGGCCGGCACCCTCGGGCCGTTCACGCCCGGCGGCCGCAACATCCATTTCGGCGTGCGCGAGCACGCGATGGGCTCGATCGTCAACGGCCTCGGCCTCGTCGGCCTGCGCGCCTACGGGGCGACCTTCCTGGTCTTCTCCGACTACATGCGCCCGCCGATCCGGCTCGCCGCCCTGATGGAGCTGCCGGTCTTCCACGTCTTCACCCACGATTCGATCGGCGTGGGCGAGGACGGGCCGACGCACCAGCCGGTGGAGCACCTGCTGGCGCTCCGCGCGATCCCCGGCCTCGTCACCTTCCGGCCGGCCGACGCCAACGAGGTGGCGGAGGCGTACCGGGTCATCATGACCCTCAAGCACCAGCCGGCGGTGCTGGCGCTGAGCCGCCAGCCGCTCCCGACCGTCGACCGGGACAAGTACGCCCCGGCGTCGGGCACCGCCAAGGGCGCCTACGTGCTCGCCGGCGCCGAGGAGGCCAAGCCCGACGTGATCCTGATCGGCACCGGCTCGGAGGTGCAGCTCTGCCTCGGCGCCTACGAGACGCTGAAGGCCGAGGGCGTGAAGGCCCGGGTGGTGTCGATGCCGTCCTGGGACCTGTTCGAGCAGCAGGACGAGGCCTACCGCAACAGCGTGCTGCCGCCCGAGGTGACCGCCCGCGTCGCGGTCGAGCAGGGCTCGGTGATCGGCTGGGACCGCTACGCCGGCAGCACCGGCACGATCCTCGGCATGCACACCTTCGGCTCCTCGGCACCGATCAAGGATCTGCAGAGCAAGTTCGGCTTCACGCCGGAGAAGGTGCTGGAGGCCGCGCGCGCCCAGTTGGCGAAGAAGAGCTGA
- a CDS encoding ABC transporter ATP-binding protein: MNSVSMNPVSMNPVGPSPAIELSGVNKSFGPAKIINGVDLSVPVGERHAIIGPNGAGKSTLFHLISGRFAPTSGTIRLEGQDITGWRPAAINRAGLARSFQVTNIFPKLSVWENVRCAVLRAMGHGPSFWRGVESLPGVAERTEEILSRIRLGHRASVAAGLLAYAEQRALEIGIAIASDARVILLDEPMAGMSHSESEHATQLIREVTTGRTLLMVEHDMAVVFGLADRISVLVYGRIIATDTPARIRENRAVQEAYLGVATGEEAA; the protein is encoded by the coding sequence ATGAATTCCGTCAGCATGAATCCCGTCAGCATGAATCCCGTCGGTCCCAGCCCCGCGATCGAGTTGTCCGGCGTCAACAAGAGCTTCGGCCCGGCCAAGATCATCAACGGCGTCGACCTCTCCGTGCCGGTGGGCGAGCGCCACGCCATCATCGGGCCGAACGGCGCCGGCAAGTCGACCCTGTTCCACCTGATCAGCGGCCGCTTCGCGCCGACGAGCGGCACGATCCGGCTGGAGGGCCAGGACATCACCGGCTGGCGCCCGGCGGCGATCAACCGGGCCGGCCTCGCCCGCAGCTTCCAGGTCACCAACATCTTCCCCAAGCTCAGCGTGTGGGAGAACGTGCGCTGCGCGGTGCTGCGGGCGATGGGCCACGGCCCGTCCTTCTGGCGCGGGGTCGAGAGCCTGCCGGGCGTCGCCGAGCGCACGGAGGAGATCCTCTCCCGCATCCGCCTCGGCCACCGCGCCTCCGTGGCGGCGGGGCTGCTGGCCTATGCCGAGCAGCGGGCGCTCGAGATCGGCATCGCCATCGCGAGCGACGCGCGGGTCATCCTCCTCGACGAGCCGATGGCCGGGATGAGCCACAGCGAGAGCGAGCACGCGACCCAGCTGATCCGCGAGGTCACGACGGGCCGCACCCTGCTGATGGTCGAGCACGACATGGCGGTGGTGTTCGGGCTCGCCGACCGCATCTCGGTCCTGGTCTACGGCCGCATCATCGCCACCGACACGCCCGCCCGCATCCGGGAGAACCGCGCCGTGCAGGAAGCCTATCTCGGCGTCGCCACCGGGGAGGAGGCCGCGTGA
- a CDS encoding FKBP-type peptidyl-prolyl cis-trans isomerase → MRRSPFYLVGALTIAMTASASADSFVTAPSGLQYKDTVAGTGPQPKTGQTVNVHYTGWLYQDGQKGKKFDSSLDRGQPLSFAVGTGQVIKGWDEGLSTMKVGGKRTLVIPPELGYGARGAGGVIPPNATLMFDVELLGVR, encoded by the coding sequence ATGCGCCGTTCGCCCTTCTACCTTGTCGGAGCCCTCACGATCGCCATGACCGCCTCAGCCTCCGCCGATTCGTTCGTCACCGCCCCGTCCGGTCTTCAGTACAAGGACACGGTCGCCGGCACCGGTCCGCAGCCGAAGACCGGCCAGACCGTCAACGTCCACTATACCGGCTGGCTCTACCAGGACGGCCAGAAGGGCAAGAAGTTCGACAGCTCGCTCGACCGCGGCCAGCCGCTGAGCTTCGCCGTCGGCACCGGCCAGGTCATCAAGGGCTGGGACGAGGGCCTCTCGACCATGAAGGTCGGCGGCAAGCGCACCCTGGTGATCCCGCCCGAGCTCGGCTACGGCGCCCGCGGCGCCGGCGGCGTGATCCCGCCGAACGCGACTCTGATGTTCGACGTGGAGTTGCTCGGCGTGCGCTGA